A genomic segment from Saimiri boliviensis isolate mSaiBol1 chromosome 14, mSaiBol1.pri, whole genome shotgun sequence encodes:
- the LOC101043802 gene encoding uncharacterized protein LOC101043802 isoform X2 produces MMLQRMLGRVLNMVKCLSIFTVNVLQQERNYGTIIYVEKFSVINQPPRKIKKFILGKNPISVPNLKRYSPGSHNSRHQRFHTGEKLYECSQCGKGFPYNSDLSIHEKIHTGERHHECTECGKAFTQKSTLKMHQKIHTGERSYICIECGQAFIQKTQLIAHRRIHTGEKPYECSNCGKSFISKSQLQVHQRIHTRVKPYICTEYGKVFSNNSNLFTHEKIQSREKSSICPECGKAFTYRSELIIHQRIHTGEKPYKCSDCGKAFTQKSTLTVHQKIHTGEKSYVCMKCGLAFIRKAHLVTHQIIHTGEKPYKCGHCGKLFTSKSQLHVHQRIHTGEKPYVCNKCGKAFTNRSNLITHQKTHTGEKSYLCSKCGKAFTQRSDLITHQRIHTGEKPYECSTCGKAFTQKSNLNIHQKIHTGERQYECHECGKAFNQKSILIVHQKIHTGEKPYVCTECGRAFIRKSNFITHQRIHTGEKPYECSDCGKSFTSKSQLLVHQPVHTGEKPYVCAECGKAFSGRSNLSKHQKTHTGEKPYICSECGKTFRQKSELITHHRIHTGEKPYECSDCGKSFTKKSQLQVHRRIHTGEKPYVCAECGKAFSNRSNLNKHQTTHTGNKPYKCGICGKGFVQKSVLSVHQSIHA; encoded by the exons ATGATGCTTCAAAGAATGTTAGGAAGAGTACTCAATATGGTAAAATGTCTTTCTATATTTACTGTGAATGTACTCCAACAGGAGAGAAATTATGGGACCATAATCTACGTAGAAAAATTCTCAGTTATAAACCAGCCTCCTCGCAAGATCAAAAAATTTATCTTGGGGAAAAATCCTATCAGTGTGCCAAATTTGAAAAGATATTCACCCGGAAGTCACAATTCAAG GCATCAGAGATTTCATACCGGAGAAAAACTCTATGAATGTAGCCAGTGTGGGAAAGGCTTCCCTTATAACTCAGATCTCAGCATACAtgagaaaattcatactggagagagacACCATGAATGCACTGAATGTGGCAAAGCATTCACACAAAAGTCCACACTCAAGATGCATCAGAAAATCCACACAGGTGAGAGATCCTATATCTGTATCGAATGCGGACAGGCCTTCATCCAGAAGACACAATTGATTGCACACcgaagaattcatactggagaaaaaccatATGAGTGCAGTAACTGTGGGAAATCCTTCATTTCCAAGTCACAACTTCAGGTACATCAACGCATTCACACAAGAGTAAAGCCCTATATATGTACTGAATATGGGAAGGTCTTTAGTAATAATTCCAACCtctttacacatgagaaaattcAAAGTAGAGAGAAATCTTCCATATGTCctgaatgtgggaaggcctttaCCTACAGATCAGAGTTGATTatacatcagagaattcacactggagagaaaccttataaaTGCAGTGACTGTGGAAAAGCCTTCACTCAGAAATCAACACTCACAGTGCATCAGAAAATTCATACAGGTGAAAAATCATATGTATGCATGAAATGTGGACTGGCCTTCATCCGGAAGGCACACTTGGTTACACATCaaataattcatactggagagaaaccttataaaTGTGGTCACTGTGGGAAATTGTTTACCTCCAAGTCACAACTCCATGTTCACCAACGAATTCACACGGGAGAAAAGCCCTATGTATGCAATaaatgtgggaaggccttcacCAACCGGTCAAATCTCATTACACATCAGAAAACTCATACAGGGGAGAAATCTTATCTATGTTCCAAATGTGGAAAGGCCTTCACCCAGAGGTCGGACTTGATTACACATCAAAGAATCCATACTGGggagaaaccttatgaatgtagTACTTGTGGAAAAGCCTTTACCCAGAAGTCAAATCTTAATATACAccagaaaattcatactggagagagacAGTATGAATGCcatgaatgtgggaaagccttcaacCAGAAATCAATACTCATTGTTCATCAGAAAattcacacaggagagaaaccctatgtaTGCACTGAGTGTGGAAGAGCTTTCATCCGCAAATCAAACTTTATTACTCAtcaaagaattcatactggagagaagcctTATGAATGCAGTGACTGTGGGAAGTCCTTTACCTCCAAGTCTCAGCTCCTGGTGCATCAGCCAgttcacacaggagagaaaccctatgtgTGTGCTGAGTGTGGGAAGGCCTTTAGTGGCAGGTCAAATCTCAGTAAGCACCAGAAAACTCATACCGGAGAAAAGCCCTACATTTGCTCTGAATGTGGGAAGACCTTCAGACAGAAGTCAGAGTTGATTACACATCatagaattcatactggagagaaaccttatgagTGCAGTGACTGTGGGAAGTCTTTCACTAAAAAATCACAGCTCCAGGTGCATCGacgaattcacactggagagaaaccttatgtGTGTGCTGAGTGTGGGAAGGCCTTTAGCAACAGGTCAAATTTGAATAAACACCAGACCACACACACTGGAAACAAACCCTACAAGTGTGGCATCTGTGGGAAAGGGTTTGTTCAGAAATCAGTGCTCAGTGTCCATCAGAGCATTCATGCTTGA
- the LOC101043802 gene encoding uncharacterized protein LOC101043802 isoform X1: protein MPTSWTSPQKSPALSPEDHGSSYEGSVSFRDVAINFSREEWRHLDLSQRNLYWNVMLETYSHLLSVGYQFPKPEGVMLEQGKEPCTLQGDRSRHSCPGEKLWDHNLRRKILSYKPASSQDQKIYLGEKSYQCAKFEKIFTRKSQFKVHLKVPSGEKLYVCIECGRAFVQKPDFITHQKTHTREKPYKCNACGKSFFQVSSLFRHQRFHTGEKLYECSQCGKGFPYNSDLSIHEKIHTGERHHECTECGKAFTQKSTLKMHQKIHTGERSYICIECGQAFIQKTQLIAHRRIHTGEKPYECSNCGKSFISKSQLQVHQRIHTRVKPYICTEYGKVFSNNSNLFTHEKIQSREKSSICPECGKAFTYRSELIIHQRIHTGEKPYKCSDCGKAFTQKSTLTVHQKIHTGEKSYVCMKCGLAFIRKAHLVTHQIIHTGEKPYKCGHCGKLFTSKSQLHVHQRIHTGEKPYVCNKCGKAFTNRSNLITHQKTHTGEKSYLCSKCGKAFTQRSDLITHQRIHTGEKPYECSTCGKAFTQKSNLNIHQKIHTGERQYECHECGKAFNQKSILIVHQKIHTGEKPYVCTECGRAFIRKSNFITHQRIHTGEKPYECSDCGKSFTSKSQLLVHQPVHTGEKPYVCAECGKAFSGRSNLSKHQKTHTGEKPYICSECGKTFRQKSELITHHRIHTGEKPYECSDCGKSFTKKSQLQVHRRIHTGEKPYVCAECGKAFSNRSNLNKHQTTHTGNKPYKCGICGKGFVQKSVLSVHQSIHA from the exons atgCCAACTAGTTGGACCTCACCCCAGAAATCCCCAGCCCTGTCTCCAGAGGATCATGGCAGCTCCTatgag GGATCAGTGTCCTTCAGGGATGTGGCTATCAATTTCAGCAGAGAGGAATGGAGGCACCTAGACCTGTCTCAGAGAAACCTGTACTGGAATGTGATGCTGGAGACCTACAGCCACCTGCTCTCAGTCG GGTATCAATTTCCTAAACCAGAGGGGGTCATGTTGGAGCAAGGAAAGGAACCATGTACACTGCAGGGTGATAGGTCACGTCACAGCTGCCCAG GAGAGAAATTATGGGACCATAATCTACGTAGAAAAATTCTCAGTTATAAACCAGCCTCCTCGCAAGATCAAAAAATTTATCTTGGGGAAAAATCCTATCAGTGTGCCAAATTTGAAAAGATATTCACCCGGAAGTCACAATTCAAGGTACACCTGAAGGTTCCTTCAGGAGAAAAACTCTATGTATGTATTGAATGCGGGAGGGCTTTTGTGCAGAAGCCAGACTTCATTACACATCAGAAAACCCATACGAGAGAGAAGCCCTATAAGTGCAATGCATGTGGAAAATCCTTTTTTCAAGTATCATCTCTTTTCAGGCATCAGAGATTTCATACCGGAGAAAAACTCTATGAATGTAGCCAGTGTGGGAAAGGCTTCCCTTATAACTCAGATCTCAGCATACAtgagaaaattcatactggagagagacACCATGAATGCACTGAATGTGGCAAAGCATTCACACAAAAGTCCACACTCAAGATGCATCAGAAAATCCACACAGGTGAGAGATCCTATATCTGTATCGAATGCGGACAGGCCTTCATCCAGAAGACACAATTGATTGCACACcgaagaattcatactggagaaaaaccatATGAGTGCAGTAACTGTGGGAAATCCTTCATTTCCAAGTCACAACTTCAGGTACATCAACGCATTCACACAAGAGTAAAGCCCTATATATGTACTGAATATGGGAAGGTCTTTAGTAATAATTCCAACCtctttacacatgagaaaattcAAAGTAGAGAGAAATCTTCCATATGTCctgaatgtgggaaggcctttaCCTACAGATCAGAGTTGATTatacatcagagaattcacactggagagaaaccttataaaTGCAGTGACTGTGGAAAAGCCTTCACTCAGAAATCAACACTCACAGTGCATCAGAAAATTCATACAGGTGAAAAATCATATGTATGCATGAAATGTGGACTGGCCTTCATCCGGAAGGCACACTTGGTTACACATCaaataattcatactggagagaaaccttataaaTGTGGTCACTGTGGGAAATTGTTTACCTCCAAGTCACAACTCCATGTTCACCAACGAATTCACACGGGAGAAAAGCCCTATGTATGCAATaaatgtgggaaggccttcacCAACCGGTCAAATCTCATTACACATCAGAAAACTCATACAGGGGAGAAATCTTATCTATGTTCCAAATGTGGAAAGGCCTTCACCCAGAGGTCGGACTTGATTACACATCAAAGAATCCATACTGGggagaaaccttatgaatgtagTACTTGTGGAAAAGCCTTTACCCAGAAGTCAAATCTTAATATACAccagaaaattcatactggagagagacAGTATGAATGCcatgaatgtgggaaagccttcaacCAGAAATCAATACTCATTGTTCATCAGAAAattcacacaggagagaaaccctatgtaTGCACTGAGTGTGGAAGAGCTTTCATCCGCAAATCAAACTTTATTACTCAtcaaagaattcatactggagagaagcctTATGAATGCAGTGACTGTGGGAAGTCCTTTACCTCCAAGTCTCAGCTCCTGGTGCATCAGCCAgttcacacaggagagaaaccctatgtgTGTGCTGAGTGTGGGAAGGCCTTTAGTGGCAGGTCAAATCTCAGTAAGCACCAGAAAACTCATACCGGAGAAAAGCCCTACATTTGCTCTGAATGTGGGAAGACCTTCAGACAGAAGTCAGAGTTGATTACACATCatagaattcatactggagagaaaccttatgagTGCAGTGACTGTGGGAAGTCTTTCACTAAAAAATCACAGCTCCAGGTGCATCGacgaattcacactggagagaaaccttatgtGTGTGCTGAGTGTGGGAAGGCCTTTAGCAACAGGTCAAATTTGAATAAACACCAGACCACACACACTGGAAACAAACCCTACAAGTGTGGCATCTGTGGGAAAGGGTTTGTTCAGAAATCAGTGCTCAGTGTCCATCAGAGCATTCATGCTTGA